Proteins encoded in a region of the Diabrotica virgifera virgifera chromosome 4, PGI_DIABVI_V3a genome:
- the LOC126883641 gene encoding myb-like protein Z — protein MLKNKKQGYEEFEEAKDMIRNHFKDGAALWFESKQNELQDWEEFERKFLRYYWGKEKQMVVNSELQNGKYDEKLGISEEKYALQVYASGQYLNYNYSEEQLVELIARHFDNTMEDYVTLQGYRDMDSLCQFLVVREARRKERRTGRQTENNGNNQTNRTNNYRQSRNENPYRYNGHRDNEGQRYTNNFNQNRYEQNRNGYHQNRFQNNGRKYNNQPYQPNAGRENFNRGNQYNNNNGQGREQNREINSLSFIKEGENEQGHQEMDNMEVEINRAGSSFQEGTH, from the coding sequence atgcttaaaaataaaaaacaaggaTATGAAGAGTTTGAAGAGGCTAAGGATATGATAAGGAATCATTTTAAGGATGGAGCAGCATTATGGTTCGAGAGTAAGCAAAATGAGTTGCAAGATTGGGAAGAATTTGAAAGaaaatttttgagatattattGGGGAAAAGAGAAACAGATGGTCGTGAATAGTGAACTACAAAATGGAAAATATGATGAGAAACTAGGAATATCCGAAGAGAAATATGCATTGCAAGTATACGCCAGTGGgcaatatttaaattataattattcggaAGAACAGCTAGTTGAATTGATAGCAAGACATTTTGACAATACAATGGAAGACTATGTCACCTTGCAAGGATATAGGGACATGGACAGTTTATGCCAGTTCTTAGTTGTAAGAGAGGCTCGAAGAAAAGAAAGAAGGACCGGTAGACAAACGGAAAACAATGGGAACAACCAAACAAACCGCACAAACAACTACAGACAGTCTCGTAATGAAAATCCTTACCGATACAATGGACATAGGGATAATGAGGGACAAAGATATACAAACAATTTTAATCAAAATAGATATGAACAGAATAGAAATGGATATCATCAAAATAGATTTCAAAACAATGGGAGAAAGTATAACAATCAACCATATCAGCCAAATGCAGGTCGGGAAAATTTTAATAGAGGAAACCAATATAACAACAACAATGGACAAGGAAGAGAACAGAACAGAGAAATAAACAGCCTAAGTTTCATTAAAGAAGGAGAAAATGAACAAGGACACCAAGAAATGGACAATATGGAAGTAGAAATCAATAGAGCAGGGTCGTCTTTTCAGGAGGGCACTCACTAA